One genomic window of Bacillus mycoides includes the following:
- a CDS encoding ABC transporter permease has protein sequence MNIRELAFRNVTRNRRTYSAYFLSSAFAIMAFFVYSFFAFHPALSAGELGQYVFVSMSFAQSIIYLFTFFFILYSMGMFLKTRKRELGILMMLGMTKYQLKRLIFFENIMIGIGAIIFGILSGMLFSGILIFVAPMILKLDISLSYYIPMKAIVVTSIMFFVLFMIISLFSAGMVRKNKIMKLFRGSAEAKPEPKASIISSILAVVLLSAGYAGALMSHGAMVFIMMIPVTTVVTIGTYLLYKQLSVFIIRLCKKSKRFYWTQTNIITLSDLAYRMRDNARMFFIVTIISTVAFSAIGTLVGFASMTKEIMDRPIAFHYHSKQGNSNESQHLKIIDEGLKKHNIAASKINISSKTTEEQSLRNASFIKESDYKEYAKLTGEPFNTLSDKEALFLSVEIPGPPIKERKEISFQNANEPLNVKKVNDSSLSKILMGNVYVISKNQYDSLQDGFKEEKDYMYKTKGTKDEIEVGKELTNQIKPYQEHATFSAEEYDQNQSLQIAGPILFVGFFIGIVFFVCAGSFLYFRLFSDLEDDTRLFEMIRKVGLTRGELSKVVTIRLALLFFVPVGVATLHGAVALTALGQMFEYSLFKENTIVLSIFVSIQVVYFLIIRSRYLKQLKERLNIR, from the coding sequence ATGAACATTAGAGAACTCGCATTTCGAAATGTAACGCGAAATAGACGAACATACTCAGCTTATTTTTTGAGTAGTGCATTTGCCATTATGGCCTTTTTTGTGTATTCATTTTTTGCGTTCCATCCGGCATTAAGTGCGGGAGAATTAGGACAGTACGTATTCGTAAGTATGTCTTTTGCACAGTCTATTATTTACTTATTTACATTCTTCTTTATTTTATATTCAATGGGAATGTTTTTAAAAACGAGAAAGCGTGAACTAGGAATTTTAATGATGCTAGGTATGACGAAATATCAATTAAAGCGTCTTATCTTCTTTGAAAATATTATGATTGGAATAGGGGCAATAATTTTTGGGATTCTTTCAGGTATGTTATTTTCAGGAATATTAATATTTGTAGCCCCGATGATTTTAAAATTAGATATTTCTTTATCCTATTACATACCGATGAAAGCGATTGTTGTAACGAGTATTATGTTTTTCGTATTATTTATGATTATTTCATTGTTCAGTGCAGGAATGGTTCGTAAAAATAAAATTATGAAATTGTTTAGAGGATCAGCAGAGGCGAAGCCAGAACCGAAAGCATCAATTATTTCTTCTATATTAGCAGTAGTATTGCTTAGTGCTGGTTATGCAGGCGCTCTTATGTCACATGGTGCAATGGTATTTATTATGATGATTCCTGTTACAACGGTAGTCACTATCGGTACGTATTTGCTGTACAAGCAGTTGAGCGTCTTTATTATTCGATTATGTAAAAAAAGTAAACGTTTCTATTGGACACAGACAAATATTATTACTTTGTCAGATTTAGCATACCGTATGAGAGATAATGCAAGGATGTTCTTTATTGTAACAATTATTTCAACAGTAGCATTTTCAGCAATAGGTACATTGGTTGGGTTTGCTTCGATGACGAAAGAAATTATGGACAGACCAATTGCGTTTCACTATCATTCTAAGCAAGGTAATAGCAATGAGTCACAGCATCTGAAGATTATTGACGAAGGATTAAAGAAACATAATATAGCAGCTTCAAAAATAAATATTTCATCGAAGACAACGGAGGAGCAGTCGTTAAGAAACGCCAGTTTTATAAAAGAATCAGATTATAAGGAGTATGCGAAGTTAACGGGGGAACCGTTCAATACTTTATCAGACAAAGAAGCCTTATTTCTATCAGTAGAAATACCAGGGCCACCGATAAAGGAAAGAAAAGAAATTTCTTTCCAAAATGCCAATGAGCCCTTAAATGTGAAAAAAGTTAATGATTCTTCACTAAGTAAAATACTTATGGGTAATGTGTATGTAATCTCTAAAAATCAATATGATTCATTACAAGATGGATTTAAAGAAGAAAAAGATTATATGTATAAAACAAAAGGAACGAAAGATGAAATTGAGGTTGGTAAAGAGCTTACGAATCAGATTAAGCCTTATCAAGAACATGCAACGTTTAGTGCAGAAGAGTACGATCAAAATCAAAGTTTACAAATCGCAGGACCCATTTTATTTGTAGGTTTCTTTATTGGTATTGTATTTTTCGTTTGTGCAGGAAGCTTCCTTTACTTCCGCTTATTTTCTGATTTGGAGGACGATACTCGTTTATTTGAAATGATTCGAAAAGTTGGATTGACGAGAGGCGAATTATCGAAAGTAGTCACAATCCGCTTAGCGCTTTTATTCTTCGTTCCAGTTGGAGTTGCAACATTACACGGGGCAGTAGCATTAACTGCGTTAGGACAGATGTTTGAGTACTCACTGTTTAAAGAAAATACAATTGTATTAAGTATTTTTGTAAGTATTCAAGTTGTATACTTCTTAATTATACGATCTCGTTATTTAAAACAATTGAAAGAAAGATTGAATATTCGTTAA